From a region of the Alphaproteobacteria bacterium genome:
- a CDS encoding PLP-dependent transferase, whose protein sequence is MTDSKHPETIVLHAGYRSDPATGAVAVPIYQTTSFQFQDTGHASRLFALQELGNIYTRIMNPTQDALEQRIVALEGGVAALAVASGQAASALAVQNLAWAGDNIVSSTDLYGGTWNLFANTLKQQGIEVRFVDPADPENFRRATDDRTRAYYAETLPNPKLKVFPIREVADIGRPLGIPLIMDNTAAPVICRPFDHGAAINVYSLTKYIGGHGTSIGGIIVDSGAFDWEAVPERQPALNTPDNSYHGAVWTEAVKPLGPIAYIIRARVALLRDLGPAISPQNAFHFIQGLETLPLRMREHCRNAVAVAEYLGKHARVTKVIHPGNQTGEDRRRADTYLKGGLGGLVGFELAGGKEAGQAFIEALKMFYHVANIGDARSLAIHPASTTHSQLTADEQIATGVTDGYVRLSIGIEHIDDILADLDQALATV, encoded by the coding sequence ATGACCGATAGCAAGCATCCGGAAACAATCGTGCTGCATGCGGGGTACCGCAGCGACCCGGCAACAGGCGCCGTTGCTGTGCCAATCTATCAGACGACCTCGTTCCAGTTTCAGGATACAGGACATGCAAGTCGCCTGTTTGCCCTGCAGGAACTGGGCAACATCTACACACGAATCATGAACCCAACACAGGACGCGCTGGAACAACGCATCGTCGCGCTGGAAGGCGGCGTCGCCGCCCTTGCGGTTGCGTCGGGCCAGGCGGCCTCGGCCCTGGCGGTGCAAAACCTGGCCTGGGCCGGTGACAATATCGTCAGCTCCACCGACCTGTATGGCGGGACCTGGAACCTGTTCGCCAATACGCTGAAACAGCAGGGTATCGAAGTACGCTTCGTCGATCCTGCCGATCCGGAAAATTTCCGCCGCGCGACCGATGACCGGACCCGCGCCTATTACGCGGAAACCCTGCCGAACCCAAAGCTGAAGGTGTTCCCGATCAGGGAAGTCGCCGATATCGGCCGGCCGCTGGGCATTCCGCTGATCATGGACAACACCGCCGCGCCGGTCATCTGCCGGCCTTTCGACCATGGCGCCGCGATCAACGTTTATTCGCTGACCAAATACATCGGCGGACACGGCACCTCCATCGGCGGCATCATCGTCGACAGCGGCGCCTTCGACTGGGAAGCGGTGCCGGAACGTCAGCCGGCGCTGAACACGCCGGATAACAGCTATCACGGTGCGGTCTGGACCGAGGCGGTCAAGCCGCTGGGCCCGATTGCCTATATCATCCGGGCGCGCGTCGCCCTGCTGCGCGATCTAGGCCCCGCCATCAGCCCGCAGAATGCCTTCCACTTCATTCAGGGACTGGAAACCCTGCCGCTTCGCATGCGCGAACACTGCCGCAATGCAGTGGCGGTCGCGGAATATCTCGGCAAGCATGCCAGGGTCACGAAAGTCATCCATCCGGGCAACCAGACCGGTGAAGACAGACGGCGCGCCGATACCTACCTCAAAGGCGGGCTGGGCGGGCTGGTCGGTTTCGAACTGGCCGGCGGCAAGGAAGCCGGGCAGGCCTTCATCGAGGCGTTGAAGATGTTCTATCATGTCGCCAATATCGGCGACGCGCGAAGCCTCGCAATCCATCCCGCATCGACGACGCATTCCCAGCTTACAGCCGATGAACAGATCGCCACCGGCGTTACCGATGGCTATGTCCGCCTGTCGATCGGTATCGAGCATATCGATGACATCCTGGCCGATCTGGATCAGGCGCTCGCGACTGTCTGA
- a CDS encoding MFS transporter — translation MLAAFRVRSYRFQWPADLAASWAFEMETLILGWFILVETGSVKLLAVMAALAYLGTLIAPLFGVIGDRYGHKNVYCAVRASYAVLAGTMMAFGLSGNLTPTVVFVIVTLMGIIRPSDISLRNVLIGNTIPPANFGGALGLSRATQDSARIIGALVGAGLFTALGIGYTYVVITGFYAASLCFTFGISRQLEPGAEPVAPVAQGTPVSPWRDLKDGLAYVWRTPGVLAIMWLAFFINFTAVPLTSNMLPYVAKELFHLDATGLGLLVACYAGGALTGSLLMSWIGPLRRPGRFCVQSAIVWYGVLLLFGQTDGSIAGSVMLYAVGMGHSIFMISLAVTLLNGLDSRFRGRAMGVRTLAVYGLPLGLTLAGWLIDAYGYHATLALYCGSGVTVTILTAIKFRHVLWR, via the coding sequence ATGCTTGCCGCGTTCAGGGTCCGCAGTTACCGGTTTCAGTGGCCCGCCGACCTGGCAGCCTCCTGGGCGTTTGAAATGGAGACGCTGATCCTCGGCTGGTTCATCCTGGTCGAAACGGGATCAGTGAAGCTGCTCGCGGTCATGGCCGCACTGGCCTATCTGGGTACTCTTATCGCGCCGCTGTTCGGCGTGATCGGCGACCGCTACGGGCACAAGAACGTCTACTGCGCTGTACGCGCTTCCTATGCGGTGCTCGCCGGTACGATGATGGCCTTCGGCCTTTCCGGTAACCTCACCCCCACGGTGGTCTTCGTCATCGTCACGCTGATGGGGATCATCCGGCCCTCCGATATCTCGCTGCGCAACGTGCTGATCGGCAACACCATCCCGCCAGCCAATTTTGGCGGTGCGCTGGGCCTGTCGCGCGCGACGCAGGATTCGGCACGGATCATCGGCGCACTGGTTGGCGCCGGACTGTTTACCGCGCTGGGCATCGGTTACACCTATGTCGTCATTACCGGCTTTTATGCTGCCAGCCTGTGCTTCACCTTCGGCATCTCGCGGCAGCTCGAGCCCGGCGCCGAGCCGGTCGCTCCGGTGGCGCAGGGGACGCCCGTATCGCCATGGCGGGACCTGAAAGACGGGCTTGCCTATGTCTGGCGCACGCCAGGCGTGCTGGCGATCATGTGGCTCGCCTTTTTCATCAATTTCACCGCCGTGCCGCTGACCTCCAACATGCTGCCCTATGTGGCCAAGGAACTGTTCCACCTGGACGCAACAGGGCTGGGACTCCTGGTCGCGTGCTACGCGGGCGGCGCGCTGACCGGATCGCTGTTGATGTCGTGGATCGGCCCGCTGCGCCGACCGGGCCGGTTCTGCGTGCAGAGCGCCATCGTCTGGTACGGAGTGCTGCTCCTGTTCGGCCAGACCGACGGTTCCATCGCCGGAAGCGTGATGCTGTACGCCGTCGGCATGGGTCACAGCATCTTCATGATTTCTCTCGCCGTGACCCTCCTCAACGGGCTCGATTCCCGTTTCCGTGGCCGCGCGATGGGCGTGCGGACGCTGGCGGTATACGGGCTGCCCCTGGGACTGACGCTGGCGGGGTGGCTGATCGACGCATACGGCTATCACGCAACCCTGGCGCTGTATTGCGGCAGCGGCGTGACCGTTACCATACTGACCGCCATCAAGTTCCGTCACGTGCTGTGGCGCTAG
- a CDS encoding tripartite tricarboxylate transporter substrate binding protein yields the protein MTNKSIRPLGKLALAAVALSVVTLAPAQAAWPEKPITIIVPFGAGGVTDITARTFQKAAADNNLLPQPMAVLNITGGTGGSVGSNRAKSSAPDGHTFLLLHLALMSAEASGQSQVSYRDFEAVAGTTNSCMASIVPQEAKWQTFKELMDEAKAKPNTIPFATNLGSVFHMTTLIMENSDPGAKFRLVQVGGEANAISSLKGGHTAAGLLSVGSYLRYKEEGFRLLAVLAPERQPGVMDHPTAKEQGYDASLCIEHWWFAPKGTPKEAMDGMAAMLKKAMETDYIKKALFEDRGMALTYDTGPGFAKKLDATYEWIAPLAKSVAKK from the coding sequence ATGACGAACAAATCAATACGCCCGCTTGGTAAACTTGCCCTGGCCGCAGTTGCCCTGTCGGTTGTTACGCTTGCGCCGGCGCAAGCCGCCTGGCCGGAAAAACCGATCACCATCATCGTCCCCTTCGGGGCCGGTGGCGTGACCGACATCACCGCCCGCACCTTCCAAAAAGCCGCAGCCGACAACAACCTGTTGCCGCAGCCGATGGCCGTCCTGAACATCACCGGCGGGACCGGCGGCTCGGTCGGTTCAAACCGCGCGAAGTCATCGGCTCCGGATGGGCACACCTTCCTGCTGCTCCACCTTGCGCTGATGTCGGCGGAAGCGTCCGGCCAATCCCAGGTCAGTTACCGCGACTTCGAGGCGGTTGCCGGCACGACAAATTCCTGCATGGCGTCCATCGTCCCGCAGGAAGCGAAGTGGCAGACTTTCAAGGAACTGATGGACGAGGCGAAGGCAAAGCCGAACACCATTCCCTTCGCGACCAATCTCGGCTCCGTGTTCCACATGACGACGCTGATCATGGAAAATTCCGACCCGGGCGCAAAGTTCCGCCTCGTGCAGGTTGGCGGCGAGGCGAATGCGATCTCGTCGCTGAAAGGCGGGCACACGGCAGCCGGGTTGCTGAGCGTGGGGTCCTACCTGCGCTACAAAGAAGAAGGCTTCCGGCTTCTCGCCGTACTGGCCCCGGAACGCCAGCCGGGCGTCATGGACCATCCGACGGCGAAGGAACAAGGCTACGACGCGTCGCTCTGCATCGAGCATTGGTGGTTCGCGCCCAAGGGAACGCCAAAGGAAGCCATGGACGGCATGGCGGCGATGCTGAAGAAGGCAATGGAAACGGATTACATCAAGAAGGCGCTTTTTGAGGACCGCGGCATGGCCCTGACCTATGACACCGGGCCGGGCTTCGCCAAGAAACTTGATGCAACCTATGAATGGATCGCACCGCTGGCGAAAAGCGTGGCGAAGAAGTAA
- a CDS encoding tripartite tricarboxylate transporter TctB family protein, with product MRDRILGLLLLFVCGAVYWATGDLPPPSYEPLGPAAFPRILAIAIAVLAVPLIIKPERYNRNLEDDGVTPTPWMAVWLVLAAVAFAAALHTRIVPFYIIATVFLVVSMAILTRFDRRGWLPTLLASPFIGFGLHYIFTNVFIIDLP from the coding sequence ATGCGCGACCGTATCCTTGGCTTACTGCTTTTATTTGTCTGCGGTGCTGTCTACTGGGCCACCGGAGACCTGCCCCCACCAAGCTACGAACCGCTTGGCCCGGCGGCCTTTCCGCGCATTCTGGCCATCGCGATCGCCGTACTGGCGGTACCGCTGATCATCAAGCCCGAGCGCTACAACCGTAATCTGGAGGACGACGGGGTCACACCGACGCCCTGGATGGCAGTCTGGCTGGTGCTGGCGGCAGTCGCCTTTGCCGCAGCGCTGCATACCCGAATCGTACCGTTCTATATTATCGCTACGGTGTTCCTCGTGGTCTCCATGGCGATCCTGACGCGGTTCGACAGGCGCGGCTGGCTGCCGACACTCTTAGCCAGCCCGTTCATTGGGTTCGGACTCCATTATATTTTCACCAACGTCTTCATCATCGACCTGCCGTAA
- a CDS encoding tripartite tricarboxylate transporter permease, with translation MDILSAIGALFGLTPLFFIALGTLLGIVVGAIPGLTGTMLIALSLPLTFSMTPANALALLVAMYVGAISGGLISATLLRMPGTPASVMTTLDGYPMARSGQPARALGFGISASFFGGCVSWLFLVGLSRPLADLATKFGPFEIFALVMMAIVLIASVSEGSLLKGLISGFLGMLVAIPGVDPAGGSMRLTFGFQELTGGLGLLPVLIGVFAVGQIISDVCEVDRKGELIRVRGKGIFLGVRDWTRNMGNLIRSSLIGTWIGILPGVGANIASIIAYTTTKNLSKTPERFGKGAEEGIIASEAANNASVNGALIPLIAMGIPGSVIDAILLGAMTIHAVTPGALLFVNSPDLVVAIMGSAFIANVLMFFMMVFGAIYFARLTLVPRSRILPVILLFCLLGSYATSNSIFDVWVMLAFGVIGFAMERCKVPLGPFVIGLVLAPIAESGLRSGLMITAGDIVPLFTRPISGVFMAICVGMVIWQGYGEFKRRGKYAAD, from the coding sequence ATGGATATTCTTTCCGCCATCGGCGCACTGTTCGGATTGACTCCCCTGTTCTTTATCGCCCTGGGTACGCTCCTCGGCATCGTCGTGGGCGCGATTCCCGGGCTGACCGGAACGATGCTCATCGCCTTGAGCCTGCCGCTGACCTTCAGCATGACGCCGGCCAACGCGCTGGCACTGCTGGTCGCCATGTATGTGGGCGCGATATCCGGCGGACTGATCTCCGCCACCTTGCTGCGCATGCCGGGCACTCCGGCCTCGGTCATGACAACGCTGGACGGCTATCCCATGGCGCGCAGCGGTCAGCCGGCGCGCGCGCTCGGCTTTGGCATCAGCGCGTCGTTCTTTGGCGGCTGCGTCTCGTGGCTGTTCCTCGTCGGGCTGTCGCGCCCCCTCGCCGACCTCGCCACGAAATTCGGCCCGTTCGAAATCTTTGCTCTGGTCATGATGGCCATCGTCCTCATCGCTTCGGTCAGCGAAGGCTCCCTGCTGAAGGGGTTGATTTCCGGCTTCCTGGGCATGCTGGTCGCTATTCCGGGCGTCGACCCGGCCGGGGGATCGATGCGCCTTACCTTCGGATTCCAGGAATTGACCGGTGGATTGGGGCTGCTACCGGTGCTTATCGGCGTGTTCGCCGTGGGGCAGATCATTTCGGATGTCTGTGAAGTCGACCGCAAGGGCGAACTGATCAGGGTCCGCGGCAAGGGCATATTTCTCGGCGTAAGGGACTGGACCCGCAACATGGGTAACCTGATCCGTTCCAGCCTGATCGGCACCTGGATCGGCATCCTGCCGGGAGTCGGCGCCAACATCGCCTCGATCATCGCCTATACCACCACCAAGAACCTGTCGAAGACGCCGGAACGGTTCGGCAAGGGGGCGGAAGAAGGCATCATCGCCTCCGAGGCCGCCAATAACGCCAGCGTCAACGGCGCGCTGATCCCCCTGATCGCGATGGGTATTCCGGGCAGCGTCATCGACGCCATCCTGCTCGGCGCCATGACGATCCATGCGGTGACGCCCGGCGCCCTGCTCTTCGTCAACAGCCCGGACCTCGTCGTCGCCATCATGGGTTCCGCCTTTATCGCCAACGTCTTGATGTTCTTCATGATGGTGTTCGGCGCCATCTACTTCGCGAGGCTGACCCTTGTGCCGCGGTCGCGAATCCTGCCCGTCATTCTGCTGTTCTGCCTGCTGGGATCCTATGCGACATCGAATTCGATCTTTGACGTCTGGGTAATGCTGGCGTTCGGCGTTATTGGTTTCGCCATGGAGCGCTGCAAAGTGCCGCTCGGCCCGTTCGTCATCGGACTCGTCCTCGCGCCGATCGCCGAGTCGGGGCTGCGTTCCGGCCTGATGATCACCGCCGGCGATATCGTGCCGCTGTTCACACGACCCATTTCGGGCGTGTTCATGGCAATTTGCGTCGGTATGGTGATCTGGCAGGGCTACGGCGAATTCAAGCGCCGAGGGAAGTACGCAGCGGACTGA
- a CDS encoding LbtU family siderophore porin gives MKLSILSSTVAMAIVTAATHPAIAADGVPGNAQLLQLIQQQQKAIEELKSALSTAQKTSEEAAMKADEAVTVKDAESEEAWWKRVKIGGVIEAEATSTSSFGNNDSSDLTLAKVELYFDANPVKYVNTHVQLLFEDGSNNITLDEAFVTLGDTGEFPAYLQVGQFAVPFGNFDTDMSTDPVTKDMAETKEAAALVGAEWGGFSLGGYVYNGDSQRSGNGDHINQGGLFAGYTGETGSVKYDFGAEYISNLADSDGLTDTLGATATTLNNYIPGASVHGSLGFGPATLRGAYIAALEDFDAAEIPFAANGARPGAWHIESAYTITLLGKETTFAATAQGTEEALALGLPEYRYGGAITVGIVEHVAVTAEYLHDEDYEISNGGTGEDAHTATLKLAVDF, from the coding sequence ATGAAGCTATCGATACTCAGCTCTACCGTCGCCATGGCGATTGTTACGGCTGCGACTCACCCGGCAATTGCGGCGGACGGCGTACCCGGCAACGCACAGCTTCTGCAGCTTATCCAGCAGCAGCAGAAAGCTATTGAGGAGCTGAAATCAGCGCTGTCAACGGCGCAGAAAACGTCGGAAGAGGCAGCGATGAAGGCCGACGAAGCTGTCACGGTAAAGGATGCCGAAAGCGAGGAGGCGTGGTGGAAGCGCGTGAAGATTGGCGGCGTGATCGAAGCCGAAGCGACGAGTACGAGCAGCTTCGGCAATAACGATTCGAGCGACCTGACTCTGGCCAAGGTCGAATTATATTTCGACGCAAACCCGGTCAAATACGTTAACACCCATGTCCAGCTTCTGTTCGAGGACGGCAGCAACAACATCACGCTCGACGAAGCCTTCGTCACCCTGGGCGATACCGGGGAATTCCCCGCCTACCTGCAGGTCGGACAATTCGCCGTGCCTTTCGGTAACTTCGATACTGACATGAGCACCGACCCGGTCACCAAGGACATGGCGGAAACCAAGGAAGCGGCGGCGTTGGTCGGTGCGGAATGGGGCGGGTTCTCGCTAGGCGGCTATGTCTATAACGGTGACAGCCAGCGTTCCGGTAACGGCGACCATATCAACCAGGGCGGCCTCTTTGCCGGTTACACCGGCGAAACAGGAAGCGTCAAATACGATTTCGGGGCCGAATATATTTCCAATCTGGCCGATTCCGACGGACTTACCGATACGTTGGGCGCGACAGCGACGACACTGAATAACTACATTCCCGGCGCATCGGTGCACGGCAGCCTGGGCTTCGGACCGGCCACCCTGCGCGGCGCATATATCGCGGCGCTTGAAGACTTCGACGCCGCGGAAATTCCGTTCGCCGCCAACGGCGCGCGGCCCGGTGCATGGCATATCGAAAGCGCCTATACGATTACACTGCTCGGCAAGGAGACGACCTTCGCCGCGACCGCACAGGGGACGGAAGAAGCGCTGGCGCTCGGACTGCCCGAATACCGGTACGGTGGCGCGATCACGGTCGGCATTGTCGAGCATGTCGCCGTAACCGCCGAGTACCTGCATGACGAGGACTACGAAATCAGCAATGGCGGAACCGGCGAGGACGCCCACACCGCGACACTGAAACTCGCCGTGGATTTTTAG
- a CDS encoding alpha-hydroxy acid oxidase, giving the protein MAQLEKFYNIADLREAARRRLPKAVFEYIDRGTEDEVSLSENRAAFNRLTLRTRFMVDLSERDMGTEIFGKRIDLPIIIAPTGIAGLCWYEGELALAQAAAAAGIPFTLAMSSLTPLESIAAQAGGRPWYQLYMWEEEELSYEMVGRARDLNFEALVVTIDSALGRAREYNHRNGFSVPLKINPTLMTDLMMHPRWLTSVMFRYFMNGGMPNHANYPAQYKPVIASRNGRTPKRHEAMTWKDIARMRDFWPGKLIVKSILSADQARQAVDHGADAIVVSNHGGRALDGSVPTIDVLPEIVAAVGERTTIILDSGIRRGSDIVKAVALGADAVMVGRATLYGTAAAGMAGATKALGILGEEFERSMGYVGCRNVQELDPTIFGPTNRN; this is encoded by the coding sequence GTGGCTCAGTTGGAAAAATTTTATAATATTGCCGATTTACGCGAGGCGGCGCGCCGCCGTTTGCCGAAAGCCGTGTTCGAATACATCGACCGGGGTACCGAGGACGAGGTATCGCTGTCGGAGAACCGCGCGGCCTTCAACCGGTTGACGCTGCGCACCCGGTTCATGGTGGATCTCAGCGAACGGGACATGGGCACCGAAATTTTCGGCAAGCGCATCGACCTGCCGATCATCATCGCGCCGACCGGTATCGCCGGCCTTTGCTGGTATGAAGGGGAATTGGCGCTGGCCCAGGCGGCCGCCGCCGCGGGCATTCCCTTTACCCTGGCCATGAGTTCGCTGACGCCGCTGGAATCCATCGCGGCGCAAGCCGGCGGCCGTCCCTGGTATCAGCTGTACATGTGGGAAGAGGAGGAACTATCCTATGAAATGGTCGGGCGCGCCCGGGACCTGAATTTCGAGGCGCTGGTCGTGACAATCGACAGCGCCCTGGGACGGGCCCGTGAATACAATCACCGCAACGGGTTCAGCGTACCGCTGAAAATCAACCCGACCCTGATGACGGACCTGATGATGCATCCGCGCTGGCTGACCTCCGTGATGTTCCGCTATTTCATGAATGGCGGCATGCCAAACCACGCCAATTATCCCGCCCAGTACAAGCCCGTGATCGCCAGCAGGAACGGTCGCACACCCAAACGCCATGAGGCGATGACCTGGAAGGATATTGCCAGGATGCGCGATTTCTGGCCGGGCAAGCTGATCGTCAAGAGTATTCTCAGCGCCGACCAGGCGCGGCAGGCGGTGGATCACGGCGCGGACGCCATTGTCGTTTCCAACCACGGCGGACGGGCGCTGGATGGCTCCGTGCCGACCATCGATGTCCTGCCGGAAATCGTTGCCGCCGTCGGCGAGCGCACGACGATCATCCTCGACAGCGGCATCCGCCGCGGCAGCGACATCGTGAAGGCGGTGGCGCTGGGCGCCGATGCGGTCATGGTCGGCCGCGCGACACTTTATGGCACCGCCGCCGCCGGCATGGCGGGGGCAACAAAGGCGCTCGGAATTCTCGGAGAGGAGTTCGAGCGGTCGATGGGGTATGTCGGGTGCCGCAATGTCCAGGAACTGGATCCCACGATTTTCGGCCCGACCAACCGGAACTAG
- a CDS encoding transglutaminase family protein — translation MIYEVTHRTTFEYTQSVSISHHLLHLAPRPNPWQVCHRHALFVDPSPAVIENATDYFGNPTTYITIEGTHDVLSIVSRSQVEVHQPPPGHPGLSPPWEHATQFQQSSSGDMIDICQFVFDSPQTISDGAAREYALASFPPGRPVLEAAVDLMGRIFHEFHYEGGVTDISTPVDTILKDRRGVCQDFAHLQISCLRSMGLPARYVSGYILTHPPEGKEKLVGADASHAWLSVWVPGDGWTDLDPTNNQIPSGEHITVAWGRDYADVSPINGLVIGGGNHEIEVSVSVEPRVD, via the coding sequence GTGATTTACGAGGTCACCCACCGAACCACGTTCGAGTATACGCAAAGCGTATCGATCTCCCATCACCTGCTGCACCTGGCGCCGCGCCCAAATCCCTGGCAGGTCTGCCATCGCCACGCACTGTTTGTTGACCCTTCTCCCGCCGTCATCGAAAACGCAACGGACTATTTCGGCAACCCCACGACCTACATCACCATTGAGGGGACACATGATGTCCTGTCGATTGTCTCCCGCAGTCAGGTCGAAGTGCATCAGCCGCCGCCCGGGCATCCGGGTCTTTCGCCGCCCTGGGAGCATGCAACGCAGTTTCAGCAGTCGTCCAGCGGCGATATGATCGATATCTGCCAGTTCGTCTTCGATTCCCCGCAGACGATCTCGGACGGCGCCGCGCGGGAATATGCGCTGGCCTCCTTTCCGCCGGGCCGGCCTGTTCTGGAAGCGGCTGTCGATCTGATGGGTCGAATTTTTCACGAGTTCCACTATGAGGGCGGCGTCACGGATATTTCCACGCCGGTCGACACCATCCTGAAGGATCGCCGCGGCGTCTGTCAGGATTTCGCGCATCTGCAGATATCCTGCCTGCGGTCGATGGGGCTGCCGGCCCGTTATGTCAGCGGTTACATTCTTACCCATCCGCCGGAAGGCAAGGAAAAGCTGGTCGGGGCCGATGCGTCGCATGCCTGGCTGTCGGTCTGGGTGCCGGGTGACGGCTGGACGGACCTGGACCCGACCAACAATCAGATTCCGTCCGGCGAACATATAACAGTCGCCTGGGGTCGCGACTATGCGGATGTCAGTCCCATCAACGGGCTGGTGATCGGCGGCGGAAATCACGAGATCGAGGTTTCCGTCTCCGTCGAGCCAAGGGTCGACTGA